The Cellulomonas sp. P24 genome contains a region encoding:
- a CDS encoding aldose 1-epimerase family protein codes for MTEVFGRPLAEVRRRVGSLAQVARIDSLVESEGEPRGSRRLRLVNGSGIEVELHPDRGLDIGQVSVDGIPVAWLTGAGIAAPAFYNPSGAEWLRTFGGGFLTTCGLDTFGPPSHDEGKDFGQHGRISAAPARMITTSTENGVVVVEGIMQQSALHGENLTLRRRVSSAIGSDTFTVDDVVTNEGPGEQPHMILYHVNLGWPLLEEGAVLSIPSQEIVPRDPVTAEGLATSSTITAPTPDAPERVFLHTFDGSGHRDVTLENHRLGIALEMRFDLATLPVMYQWSLFREGSNVLGLEPANCAGVHGRAQTRADGNLPILQPGESVSYRIDFRLRRLSDTH; via the coding sequence ATGACCGAGGTGTTCGGACGGCCGCTCGCTGAGGTGCGGCGCAGAGTGGGATCGCTCGCCCAGGTGGCGCGCATCGACAGCCTGGTGGAGAGCGAGGGCGAGCCGCGCGGGAGCAGGCGCCTGCGACTCGTCAACGGATCGGGCATCGAGGTCGAGCTCCATCCGGACCGCGGTCTGGACATCGGGCAGGTGAGCGTCGACGGCATCCCCGTCGCCTGGCTCACCGGAGCCGGCATCGCCGCACCGGCCTTCTACAACCCCTCGGGCGCCGAGTGGCTGCGCACCTTCGGCGGCGGGTTCCTCACCACGTGCGGCCTCGACACGTTCGGACCGCCGAGCCACGACGAGGGCAAGGACTTCGGCCAGCACGGCCGCATCAGCGCCGCCCCCGCCCGCATGATCACGACGAGCACCGAGAACGGGGTCGTCGTCGTCGAGGGGATCATGCAGCAGTCCGCCCTGCACGGCGAGAACCTGACGCTCCGCAGGCGGGTGAGCTCGGCCATCGGCTCGGACACCTTCACCGTCGACGACGTCGTGACCAACGAGGGCCCGGGCGAGCAGCCCCACATGATCCTGTACCACGTCAACCTCGGCTGGCCGCTTCTCGAGGAGGGTGCGGTGCTCTCGATCCCGTCGCAGGAGATCGTGCCGCGCGACCCCGTGACCGCCGAGGGGCTCGCGACGTCGAGCACGATCACCGCCCCGACCCCCGACGCCCCCGAACGGGTCTTCCTGCACACGTTCGACGGGTCCGGTCACCGCGACGTGACGTTGGAGAACCACCGCCTGGGGATCGCGCTGGAGATGCGGTTCGACCTCGCCACGTTGCCGGTCATGTACCAGTGGAGCCTCTTCCGCGAGGGGTCCAACGTGCTCGGTCTCGAGCCCGCCAACTGCGCCGGGGTCCACGGGCGCGCACAGACGCGTGCCGACGGGAACCTGCCGATCCTGCAGCCGGGCGAGAGCGTCAGCTACCGGATCGACTTCCGTCTCCGGCGGCTCTCCGACACGCACTGA